The following proteins are encoded in a genomic region of Mus caroli chromosome 18, CAROLI_EIJ_v1.1, whole genome shotgun sequence:
- the LOC115029890 gene encoding protocadherin alpha-1-like: protein MLFSRLRGLRARRLLLFSLLFLAAWEAGSGQIHYSVSEEAKHGTFVGRIAQDLGLELTELVPRLFRVASKDRGDLLEVNLQNGILFVNSRIDREELCGRSAECSIHLEVIVDRPLQVFHVEVRVKDINDNPPVFKGAEQRIFIPENRQLDSRFPLEGAVDADIGANSLLTYTLSPSDYFSLKVETTDELSKSLSLELRKSLDREETPELQLLLTATDGGKPELEGTVRLQITVLDVNDNAPLFDQAIYRAQLVESTVNGTLVTTLNATDADEGVNGEVVFSFGNDVSLDIQEKFNVDSLSGEIRVIGDLDYEKTKSYEIQIKAVDKGTPSMSNHCKVLVKVLDINDNAPELAITSLSLPIKEDAPLNTVIALIKVSDIDSGVNGQVTCSLTPHVPFKLVSTFKNYYSLVLDSTLDRETTADYKVVVTARDGGSPSLWATASVSVEVADVNDNAPVFAQPEYTVFVKENNQPGTHIFTVSAVDADAQENALVSYSLVERRVGERLLSSYVSVHAESGKVFALQPLDHEELELLQFQVSARDAGVPALGSNVTLQVFVLDENDNAPTLLGPHAGSAVSELVSRTMSAGHVVTKVRAVDADSGYNAWLSYELQPPTGGARNPFRVGLYTGEISTTRSLDEVDVPRQRLLVLVKDHGEPMLTATATVLVSLVESSPIQKASLPVLTGAVGSKASLVDVNVYLIIAICAVSSLLVLTLLLYTALRCSATPTDGACAPGKPMLVCSSAVGSWSYSQQRRQKVCSGEGPPKTDLMAFSPGLAPGLNIVERSDHAEVNSDLSGNVSANLSCGFELLFRFNFIF from the coding sequence ATGCTGTTTTCCAGGCTCCGAGGCCTGAGAGCCCGGCGCCTGCTCTTGTTCTCGCTTCTGTTTCTCGCAGCCTGGGAGGCAGGGAGCGGCCAGATCCATTACTCTGTCTCCGAGGAGGCCAAACACGGCACCTTTGTGGGCCGCATCGCGCAggacctggggctggagctgaCGGAGCTGGTGCCCCGCCTGTTCAGAGTGGCGTCCAAGGACCGCGGAGACCTTCTGGAGGTAAATCTGCAGAATGGCATTTTGTTTGTGAATTCTCGGATCGACCGGGAGGAGCTGTGCGGGCGGAGCGCGGAGTGTAGCATCCACCTGGAGGTGATCGTGGACAGGCCGCTGCAGGTTTTCCACGTGGAGGTGAGGGTTAAAGATATTAATGATAACCCACCGGTTTTCAAAGGCGCAGAGCAAAGGATTTTTATTCCTGAAAATAGGCAACTAGATTCACGGTTTCCACTAGAGGGCGCCGTGGACGCAGACATTGGTGCCAATTCTCTTTTAACTTACACGCTGAGCCCCTCTGATTACTTTTCTTTAAAGGTAGAGACAACAGACGAACTCAGTAAATCCCTTTCTCTTGAACTGAGAAAATCTTTGGATAGAGAAGAAACACCAGAACTTCAGTTATTACTGACAGCCACCGACGGGGGCAAGCCAGAGCTGGAGGGGACAGTTCGGCTGCAGATTACTGTGCTCGATGTTAATGACAACGCCCCACTGTTTGACCAGGCCATTTACAGAGCACAGTTAGTAGAATCTACAGTGAATGGGACATTAGTGACCACGTTAAATGCCACTGACGCTGATGAAGGTGTCAATGGTGaagttgtgttttcctttggcAATGACGTTTCTCTTGACATTCAAGAAAAATTCAATGTGGATTCTCTTTCAGGAGAAATTAGAGTGATCGGTGATCTAgattatgaaaaaacaaaatcctatGAAATTCAAATAAAGGCAGTTGATAAAGGGACTCCCTCCATGTCAAATCACTGCAAGGTTTTGGTGAAAGTACTGGATATAAATGATAATGCTCCAGAGCTGGCGATCACATCCTTGTCTTTGCCCATCAAAGAGGATGCTCCACTTAACACTGTCATCGCACTCATCAAGGTATCCGACATTGACTCAGGTGTCAATGGGCAGGTGACCTGCTCCCTGACTCCTCATGTCCCTTTCAAGTTGGTGTCTACCTTCAAGAATTACTATTCGCTTGTGTTGGACAGCACCCTGGACCGAGAGACCACAGCGGACTATAAGGTGGTGGTGACAGCCCGCGACGGGGGCTCGCCCTCGTTGTGGGCCACGGCCAGCGTGTCCGTGGAGGTGGCTGACGTGAATGACAATGCTCCAGTGTTTGCGCAGCCCGAATACACCGTGTTCGTGAAGGAGAACAACCAGCCTGGCACGCACATCTTCACGGTGTCTGCGGTGGACGCGGATGCGCAGGAGAACGCGCTGGTGTCCTACTCGCTGGTGGAGCGGAGGGTGGGCGAGCGCTTGCTGTCGAGCTATGTGTCTGTGCACGCGGAGAGCGGCAAGGTGTTCGCTCTGCAGCCTCTGGACCATGAGGAGCTGGAGCTGCTGCAGTTCCAGGTGAGCGCGCGGGATGCTGGTGTGCCTGCCCTGGGCAGCAATGTGACTCTGCAGGTGTTTGTACTGGACGAGAATGACAATGCACCCACACTGCTGGGGCCTCACGCAGGCAGCGCAGTGAGCGAACTGGTGTCACGGACAATGAGTGCAGGGCATGTGGTGACGAAGGTGCGCGCGGTGGACGCGGACTCTGGCTACAATGCGTGGCTGTCATATGAACTACAACCTCCTACAGGTGGTGCGCGCAACCCGTTTCGCGTGGGTCTGTACACTGGTGAGATCAGCACCACACGCTCCTTAGATGAGGTCGATGTTCCACGACAGCGTCTCTTGGTGCTGGTGAAGGACCATGGAGAGCCAATGCTGACTGCTACTGCTACGGTGTTGGTATCTCTGGTGGAAAGCAGTCCGATCCAGAAAGCCTCTTTGCCTGTATTAACCGGTGCAGTGGGTTCCAAGGCATCGCTGGTGGATGTCAACGTGTACCTGATCATCGCCATCTGTGCCGTGTCCAGCCTGTTAGTGCTCACTTTGCTTCTGTACACAGCGCTGCGCTGCTCCGCGACACCCACTGATGGAGCCTGTGCTCCGGGGAAGCCCATGCTGGTGTGCTCCAGCGCGGTGGGGAGCTGGTCATACTCGCAGCAGAGGCGACAGAAGGTGTGCTCTGGAGAGGGTCCACCTAAGACCGACCTCATGGCCTTCAGCCCCGGTTTAGCCCCAGGTTTGAACATAGTGGAAAGAAGTGACCACGCAGAAGTAAATTCAGATCTTTCTGGTAATGTAAGTGCAAATTTGAGCTGTGGCTTCGAacttctttttagatttaactttattttttaa